In Panulirus ornatus isolate Po-2019 chromosome 18, ASM3632096v1, whole genome shotgun sequence, the DNA window cacacatttaggcaccccactctgagccttcgaggaggatgagcactccccgcgtgactccttcttctgtttcccattttagaaagttaatacaaggaggggaggatttctggcccccagctcccgtaccctctagtcgctttctacgatgaATTATGTTGCGCTGATTGCATAATGGGACTGTTTTGGTAATGAACAACTAGGTTCATTTAAAATATAAAGAGCttgtatgaaaaaaggaaagattgatTTTGAACATGGTCATCTGCATAactataagtaaataaataatccAGTCGATACTACTCAGCGCTGACCTAAAGTATTTATTTCCAATCACTCTTGGTATAACCCCACTGTGATCCGATGCCTTCAATAGGGTTAAAACGCAAGTCAATCATCATCTTAAGCTGGGCCTCTTGTCTTTCTGGTTTCATGCTATCAGGCATTGGAGAATATACAAACACCTTCATCCACATGTAAATCCAAAGAGATAAGGAGACAGCAATAAGTGAAATCCCAAGTACAGATTTCCATTCCCCAGTTGGTGCATTTATCTCTGCAAAAGTTTGGCAAAAGGAAGCACGGTAGAGTGCCTTCTTCTCTTCTAAAGTTAGCTTCTTCCAGtctcccttctccttctcacGAAGAGCCTGAATGTCAAGAGTGTCCTCCTTGAAACGGATAGCAGGCATAGGGATATCAACAGAATCTATATATgatggggttatagtgatgggtgatttgaatgcaaaggtgagtaatgtggcagttgagggaataattggtatacatggggtgttcagtgttgtaaatggaaatggtgaagagcttgtagatttatgtgctgaaaaaggactgatgattgggaatacctggtttaaaaagcgagatatacataagtatacttatgtaagtaggagagatggccagagagcgttattagattacgtgttaattgacaggcgtgcgaaagagagacttttggatgttaatgtgctgagaggtgcaactggagggatgtctgatcattatcttgtggaggctaaggtgaagatttgtatgggctttcagaaaagaagagtgaatgttggggtgaagagggtggtgagagtaagtgagcttgggaaggagacctgtgtgaggaagtaccaggagagactgagtacagaatggaaaaaggtgagaacaatggaagtaaggggagtgggggaggaatgggatgtatttagggaatcagtgatggattgcgcaaaagatgcttgtggcatgagaagagtgggaggtgggttgattagaaagggtagtgagtggttggatgaagaagtaagagtattagtgaaagagaagagagaggcatttggacgatttttgcagggaaaaaatgcaattgagtgggagatgtataaaagaaagagacaggaggtcaagagaaaggtgcaagaggtgaaaaaaagggcaaatgagagttggggtgagagagtatcattaaattttagggagaataaaaagatgttctggaaggaggtaaataaagtgcgtaagacaagggagcaaatgggaacttcagtgaagggcgcaaatggggaggtgataacaagtagtggtgatgtgagaaggagatggagtgagtattttgaaggtttgttgaatgtgtttgatgatagagtggcagatatagggtgttttggtcgaggtggtgtgcaaagtgagagggttagggaaaatgatttggtaaacagagaagaggtagtgaaagctttgcggaagatgaaagccggcaaggcagcaggtttggatggtattgcagtggaatttattaaaaaagggggtgactgtattgttgactggttggtaaggttatttaatgtatgtatgactcatggtgaggtgcctgaggattggcggaatgcgtgcatagtgccattgtacaaaggcaaaggggataagagtgagtgctcaaattacagaggtataagtttgttgagtattcctggtaaattatatgggagggtattgattgagagggtgaaggcatgtacagagcatcagattggggaagagcagtgtggtttcagaagtggtagaggatgtgtggatcaggtgtttgctttgaagaatgtatgtgagaaatacttagaaaagcaaatggatttgtatttagcatttatggatctggagaaggcatatgatagagttgatagagatgctctgtggaaggtattaagaatatatggtgtgggaggaaagttgttagaagcagtgaaaagtttttatcgaggatgtaaggcatgtgtacgtgtaggaagagaggaaagtgattggttctcagtgaatgtaggtttgcggcaggggtgtgtgatgtctccatggttgtttaatttgtttatggatggggttgttagggaggtaaatgcaagagttttggaaagaggggcaagtatgaagtctgttggggatgagagagcttgggaagtgagtcagttgttgttcgctgatgatacagcgctggtggctgattcatgtgagaaactgcagaagctggtgactgagttcggtaaagtgtgtggaagaagaaagttaagagtaaatgtgaataagagcaaggttattaggtacagtagggttgagggtcaagtcaattgggaggtgagtttgaatggagaaaaactggaggaagtgaagtgttttagatatctgggagtggatctggcagcggatggaaccatggaagcggaagtggatcatagggtgggggagggggcgaaaattctgggggccttgaagaatgtgtggaagtcgagaacattatctcggaaagcaaaaatgggtatgtttgaaggaatagtggttccaacaatgttgtatggttgcgaggcgtgggctatggatagagttgtgcgcaggaggatggatgtgctggaaatgagatgtttgaggacaatgtgtggtgtgaggtggtttgatcgagtgagtaacgtaagggtaagagagatgtgtggaaataaaaagagcgtggttgagagagcagaagggggtgttttgaagtggtttggaaacatgga includes these proteins:
- the LOC139754924 gene encoding cytochrome c oxidase subunit 4 isoform 2, mitochondrial-like — its product is MPAIRFKEDTLDIQALREKEKGDWKKLTLEEKKALYRASFCQTFAEINAPTGEWKSVLGISLIAVSLSLWIYMWMKVFVYSPMPDSMKPERQEAQLKMMIDLRFNPIEGIGSQWGYTKSDWK